A region from the Streptosporangium sp. NBC_01756 genome encodes:
- a CDS encoding SDR family oxidoreductase, translated as MGALEGRAAVVTGGSRGIGRAIVERLARDGAVNAKSAFLTVRHAARHMRDHGRIVNISTLNTFRTAPGIAPYVISKGAIEQLTAVAAPELGARGITVNTVSPGATDTDLLRGTNSEEALRSAAGVTPLGRLGQPADVADVVAFLTGPDGRWLTGQNIRATGGLT; from the coding sequence GTGGGAGCGCTGGAAGGCAGAGCAGCCGTCGTCACCGGAGGGTCGCGGGGCATCGGCCGGGCGATCGTGGAACGTCTCGCCCGTGACGGGGCGGTCAACGCCAAGTCCGCCTTCCTGACCGTCCGGCACGCCGCGAGGCACATGCGGGACCACGGGCGCATCGTCAACATCTCCACCCTCAACACCTTCCGTACCGCACCTGGCATCGCCCCCTACGTGATCAGCAAGGGCGCGATCGAGCAGCTGACCGCCGTCGCGGCGCCGGAACTCGGCGCGCGTGGCATCACGGTCAACACGGTCTCCCCGGGCGCGACGGACACCGACCTCCTGCGCGGCACCAACTCCGAGGAGGCCCTTCGGTCGGCCGCCGGGGTCACCCCGCTGGGCCGCCTCGGGCAGCCGGCGGATGTGGCGGACGTGGTCGCCTTCCTGACCGGTCCCGACGGCCGCTGGCTCACCGGCCAGAACATCCGTGCCACCGGAGGCCTCACCTAG
- a CDS encoding FxsA family protein, which yields MRLLLVLAFLAVPVLEILVFVQVGQAIGVWSAIALLAAGSLLGSMVVRREGRKAWRKLQDAMQTGRMPEPGASGGAMTIAGGVLLAVPGFLTDIVGLLFILPFTQPLMRGLGARFLARRIEKLAGKAGGPGLGSPFGDPGTPFDVIRDQRSGSGPVIHGEVIRDEPGHPPARDSSRDLTGR from the coding sequence ATGCGCCTTCTGCTGGTCCTTGCCTTCCTGGCGGTCCCCGTCCTGGAGATTCTGGTGTTCGTCCAGGTCGGCCAGGCCATCGGAGTCTGGTCCGCGATCGCCTTGCTGGCCGCGGGAAGCCTGCTCGGCTCCATGGTCGTCCGCAGGGAGGGCCGCAAGGCCTGGCGCAAGCTCCAGGACGCGATGCAGACCGGCCGGATGCCCGAGCCGGGCGCCTCCGGCGGTGCCATGACCATCGCGGGCGGGGTGCTGCTGGCGGTGCCGGGCTTCCTCACCGACATCGTCGGCCTGCTGTTCATCCTGCCGTTCACCCAGCCGCTGATGCGCGGGCTCGGCGCCCGGTTCCTCGCCCGCCGTATCGAGAAGCTCGCCGGCAAGGCGGGCGGTCCCGGCCTCGGCTCACCGTTCGGCGACCCGGGCACACCCTTCGACGTCATACGCGACCAGCGCTCCGGCTCCGGACCGGTCATCCACGGCGAGGTCATCCGGGACGAGCCGGGCCACCCGCCCGCCCGCGACTCCAGCCGCGACCTCACCGGCCGCTGA
- a CDS encoding SRPBCC family protein — MSHSHISVSVDAAAAPEKVFSVLTDWPRHGEWMVLTRAHVTVGDGRSEGSRLAAFTGVGPIGFLDTMEITRWDPPTTVAVRHTGRLVRGTGVFRVLPREGGGSTIVWEEELDLPFGPAGRLGWPLVRPANEALFRLSLRRLAELSGR, encoded by the coding sequence GTGAGCCACTCCCATATCAGCGTCTCGGTGGACGCGGCCGCGGCGCCGGAAAAGGTGTTCTCCGTGCTGACCGACTGGCCGCGCCATGGCGAGTGGATGGTCCTGACCCGCGCGCACGTCACCGTCGGGGACGGCCGGAGCGAGGGGAGCAGGCTGGCGGCTTTCACCGGGGTGGGCCCGATCGGGTTCCTGGACACCATGGAGATCACCCGGTGGGATCCGCCGACGACCGTGGCGGTACGGCACACCGGGCGTCTGGTGCGCGGCACCGGGGTCTTCCGGGTGCTGCCCCGCGAGGGCGGTGGCAGCACGATCGTCTGGGAAGAGGAGCTCGACCTGCCGTTCGGCCCGGCCGGGCGGCTCGGCTGGCCGCTGGTCAGGCCGGCGAACGAGGCGCTGTTCCGGCTCTCGCTCCGCCGGCTGGCCGAGCTCAGCGGCCGGTGA
- a CDS encoding polyprenol monophosphomannose synthase produces MDRMLGRVLVIVPTYNERENLPMIVGRVRAALPEAHLLIADDNSPDGTGAIADGLVAEDDHVHVLHRPGKQGLGAAYIAGFRWGLEQGYDVLVEMDADGSHQPEELPKLLDALSDGADLSIGSRWVPGGKVVNWPGSREFLSRGSNLYTRMMLGLPVRDATAGFRAYRASTLEKIGLDDVESQGYCFQVDLTLRTIRNGLRVVEVPITFVERTVGASKMSRGVVGEAAWRVTVWGFSGLPQRLRRPR; encoded by the coding sequence ATGGATCGGATGCTGGGCCGGGTGCTCGTCATCGTCCCGACCTACAACGAGCGGGAGAACCTGCCGATGATCGTCGGCCGGGTGCGCGCCGCACTGCCCGAGGCGCACCTGCTGATCGCCGACGACAACAGTCCCGACGGCACCGGCGCGATCGCCGACGGCCTGGTGGCCGAGGACGACCACGTCCACGTGCTGCACCGGCCGGGCAAGCAGGGCCTCGGCGCCGCCTACATCGCCGGTTTCCGCTGGGGTCTGGAGCAGGGCTACGACGTCCTGGTGGAGATGGACGCCGACGGCTCCCACCAGCCGGAGGAGCTGCCCAAGCTGCTGGACGCGCTGTCCGACGGGGCCGACCTGTCGATCGGCTCACGATGGGTGCCCGGTGGAAAGGTCGTCAACTGGCCCGGCTCGCGGGAGTTCCTCTCGCGCGGCAGCAACCTCTACACCCGGATGATGCTCGGCCTGCCGGTCCGCGACGCCACCGCGGGGTTCCGCGCCTATCGCGCCTCCACCCTGGAGAAGATCGGCCTGGACGACGTGGAGTCCCAGGGCTACTGCTTCCAGGTGGACCTGACCCTGCGCACCATCCGGAACGGCCTGCGCGTCGTCGAGGTGCCCATCACCTTCGTGGAGCGCACCGTCGGGGCCAGCAAGATGAGCCGGGGTGTGGTGGGAGAGGCGGCATGGCGGGTCACCGTGTGGGGCTTCTCCGGCCTTCCCCAGCGCCTGCGCCGTCCACGCTGA